In the Candidatus Electrothrix sp. GW3-4 genome, one interval contains:
- a CDS encoding RloB family protein: protein MGSDQLFHKRKARSAASFKRKGARRSPYDRVLIVCEGKKTEPDYFKAVIDDLQLNTANIRIAENTAGSSPRNVVELALEEYAKDKREKGEPYDRVYCVFDKDQHPTYQETLDVVRREREKKKRGCPIYAITSVPCFEFWLLLHFTYTTKNFSVKGGSICASVMADLKKYMPSYEKGGIKNIYHVIRKDISGAITHAKRAERHCESGGTDMPSTQVYALVEYLQQLKKK from the coding sequence ATGGGCAGCGATCAGCTGTTTCATAAGCGTAAAGCCCGAAGCGCTGCTTCCTTTAAACGAAAGGGGGCGAGAAGGTCTCCCTATGACCGGGTGCTGATTGTCTGCGAAGGGAAGAAGACAGAACCTGATTATTTTAAAGCCGTGATTGATGATCTGCAACTGAATACGGCGAACATCAGGATTGCAGAAAATACAGCCGGTTCCTCTCCTCGTAATGTGGTGGAACTGGCCCTGGAAGAATACGCAAAAGATAAACGTGAGAAGGGCGAGCCGTATGATCGGGTCTACTGTGTCTTTGATAAGGATCAGCATCCAACATATCAGGAAACTCTTGATGTCGTCCGAAGAGAACGGGAAAAGAAAAAACGTGGTTGTCCCATATACGCGATTACCTCTGTACCCTGCTTTGAGTTCTGGCTCCTTCTTCATTTTACCTATACGACGAAGAATTTCAGTGTAAAAGGGGGCTCGATCTGCGCCAGCGTTATGGCTGATCTCAAGAAATATATGCCGTCCTATGAAAAAGGCGGGATAAAAAATATTTATCACGTTATAAGAAAAGACATTTCAGGCGCTATTACTCATGCAAAGCGGGCTGAACGTCATTGCGAGAGTGGTGGCACTGATATGCCCTCCACTCAGGTCTATGCGTTAGTGGAATATCTCCAGCAGCTCAAGAAAAAGTAG
- a CDS encoding ATP-binding protein: MLIEFSVKNYRSFLESQTLSMAAGATKDLQEENSFPSPIEGLPRLLRSSVIYGANGAGKSNFIDALDFMQEFVVFSSKESQEGEHITSKPFLLHPGSETTASEFEVFFLQGDIRYQYGFAVTRERVVHEWLFAYPTNRAQRWFERAYNPETEEEEWYFGPKFSGQKKTWQESTRANALFLSTAVQLNSEQLKPLFTWFQKLIIIRHGESFDPGFTASSCEKGESYEDILSLLQGAGIAVDGIEIKEKEIDRLRFPSDMPDEVKKAIQKDLLGKPVKKVFFQHNIGAEGENRLLPLEEESDGTQKLFSYAAPLLDVLKNGRVLVVDELDNSFHPHLVRFLLSLIHDSEANEQNGQLIFSTHDTSILDAKILRRDQIWFTEKDGDQATQLYPLSDFHPRKQEALEKGYLQGRFGALPYIGEVRF, encoded by the coding sequence ATGCTTATCGAATTCAGTGTCAAAAATTACCGCTCCTTTTTGGAATCCCAAACCTTGAGCATGGCTGCCGGGGCAACAAAAGACCTCCAGGAAGAAAATTCTTTTCCCTCTCCTATTGAAGGGCTTCCGAGATTGCTCAGGTCATCAGTTATCTATGGGGCGAACGGGGCGGGAAAAAGTAATTTTATCGATGCTCTTGATTTTATGCAGGAATTTGTGGTTTTCTCTTCAAAAGAAAGCCAGGAAGGAGAACATATCACGAGCAAGCCCTTTCTCCTTCATCCCGGAAGCGAGACGACTGCAAGTGAGTTTGAGGTCTTTTTTCTTCAGGGTGATATTCGCTATCAGTACGGATTTGCCGTGACCAGGGAGCGGGTGGTCCATGAATGGTTGTTTGCGTACCCAACCAACCGGGCTCAGCGTTGGTTTGAACGGGCGTATAATCCAGAGACAGAAGAGGAAGAGTGGTATTTTGGTCCTAAGTTTTCCGGCCAAAAGAAAACATGGCAGGAGTCAACCAGAGCAAATGCCCTTTTTTTGTCCACAGCGGTCCAGCTGAACAGCGAGCAGTTGAAACCACTCTTTACTTGGTTTCAAAAGCTGATTATCATCAGGCACGGAGAAAGCTTTGATCCAGGATTTACAGCAAGCTCCTGTGAGAAAGGGGAGAGTTATGAAGACATTCTGAGTTTATTGCAAGGGGCAGGTATTGCGGTTGATGGAATCGAAATCAAAGAGAAAGAGATTGATCGCTTACGGTTTCCCTCTGATATGCCTGATGAAGTGAAAAAAGCTATTCAGAAGGACTTGCTGGGTAAACCGGTGAAGAAGGTTTTCTTTCAGCATAATATAGGCGCGGAAGGAGAGAACCGCTTGCTTCCCCTGGAAGAGGAGTCTGACGGAACTCAAAAGCTTTTTTCTTATGCGGCTCCCCTCTTGGATGTGTTAAAGAATGGGCGGGTACTGGTTGTTGATGAATTGGATAATAGCTTTCATCCCCATCTAGTCCGCTTCCTGCTCTCTTTAATTCATGATTCGGAAGCTAATGAACAAAATGGGCAGCTGATTTTTTCCACCCATGATACCTCTATATTAGACGCAAAAATTCTGCGCCGGGATCAGATTTGGTTTACCGAGAAGGATGGCGATCAGGCAACGCAGCTTTATCCCTTGTCGGATTTTCATCCCCGAAAACAGGAAGCCCTGGAAAAAGGTTATCTGCAAGGCCGATTCGGAGCCTTGCCCTATATTGGTGAGGTTCGGTTTTAA